The proteins below come from a single Chitinophaga pinensis DSM 2588 genomic window:
- a CDS encoding phytoene/squalene synthase family protein, whose protein sequence is MKALFDRVSAACSKLTTKAYSTSFSLGIRLLAGKYHAPIYGIYGFVRFADEIVDSFHEYPKAALLKDFREQTYRAIEDRISLNPILNSFQQVVHQYHIEQELIDTFLDSMEMDLHQHFYTRSIYEKYILGSAEVVGLMCLKVFTDGNHASYEQLKYPAMKLGAAFQKVNFLRDVRTDSQELGRHYFPQINLNNFSCQDKAAIEAEIECDFNEALEGIKALPMSSRKGVYLAYAYYRVLFNKIRNLPPQKIMTERIRVANSHKIGIMLQTMLLQVR, encoded by the coding sequence ATGAAAGCGTTATTTGACAGGGTTAGTGCCGCTTGCAGTAAGCTTACAACAAAAGCTTACAGTACCTCCTTTTCTCTTGGGATACGATTGCTTGCCGGTAAATATCATGCGCCTATATATGGCATTTATGGCTTCGTGCGTTTTGCCGATGAAATAGTAGATTCTTTTCATGAATATCCTAAGGCCGCTTTGCTTAAAGACTTCAGGGAGCAGACTTACAGGGCCATAGAAGACAGGATCAGTCTGAATCCTATTTTAAACAGTTTTCAGCAGGTCGTTCATCAATATCATATAGAGCAGGAATTGATAGATACATTTCTTGATAGTATGGAAATGGACCTGCATCAGCATTTTTACACAAGAAGTATTTACGAAAAATATATTCTTGGCTCGGCTGAAGTAGTTGGACTCATGTGTCTGAAGGTTTTTACAGACGGAAACCATGCGTCGTATGAACAGTTGAAGTATCCGGCAATGAAGTTGGGCGCTGCGTTTCAGAAGGTTAATTTTCTGCGGGATGTAAGAACAGATAGCCAGGAACTAGGCAGACATTACTTCCCGCAGATTAACCTTAACAATTTTTCCTGTCAGGATAAGGCTGCGATCGAAGCTGAAATTGAGTGTGATTTCAATGAAGCGCTTGAGGGGATAAAGGCATTACCGATGTCTTCCCGGAAGGGTGTATATCTGGCATATGCCTATTACAGGGTCTTGTTCAATAAGATCAGAAACCTCCCTCCACAGAAAATTATGACGGAAAGGATTCGTGTTGCCAACAGCCATAAGATTGGTATTATGTTGCAGACGATGTTGTTACAGGTCAGGTAA
- a CDS encoding phytoene desaturase family protein → MASTAIVIGGGLSGLSAAISLAKEGYTVTLVERHDQTGGRARMFEAAGFRFDMGPSWYWMPEVAADFFRQHGRSIDDYVTLQRLDPSYQVIFGKGEQVSLPSSFAALQAVFEGIEPGAGSRLEKFLEEAEYKYNTAMSAYVRKPGLHVLELCNGEVMRSFLKMDMLQSFSHHARKYFKDERLLKIIEFPVLFLGATPERIPAMYSMMNYADMKLGTWYPEGGMHMLVSAFTRLAEESGVRIMLNTTVEGMDVQGSRITGVGTNRGKLTADVIVSGADYHHTDRQLLPSGKANYSAQYWEKRVMAPSCLIYYVGVRRKIARLQHHNLFFEDDFRQHAEAIYNAPEWPQKPLFYLCCPSKTDATVAPPGMENLFFLIPTAPGLLDTPDIRDQYLQLVLRKTEAFCGEDITQQIVYSRSYACTDFIADYSAFKGNAYGLANTLGQTAFLKPSIRHKKITNLFFTGQLTVPGPGVPPAIISGQVVAEYISKQKVSRYESVI, encoded by the coding sequence ATGGCCAGTACCGCGATTGTCATAGGTGGAGGTTTATCAGGACTCTCGGCAGCTATTAGTCTGGCGAAAGAGGGCTATACCGTGACATTGGTTGAGCGGCATGATCAGACTGGCGGGCGGGCAAGGATGTTTGAGGCAGCGGGATTCAGGTTTGATATGGGGCCCAGCTGGTATTGGATGCCAGAAGTGGCAGCGGATTTCTTCCGGCAGCATGGACGTTCGATTGATGATTATGTGACCCTGCAGCGGCTGGACCCTTCTTACCAGGTTATTTTCGGGAAGGGAGAGCAGGTCAGTCTGCCGTCTTCATTTGCCGCATTACAGGCCGTATTTGAAGGGATTGAGCCTGGTGCAGGTTCCCGTCTTGAGAAGTTCCTGGAGGAAGCGGAGTATAAGTATAACACAGCAATGTCGGCCTACGTCAGGAAGCCAGGATTGCATGTGCTTGAATTGTGTAACGGAGAAGTGATGCGTTCTTTTCTGAAGATGGATATGTTACAGTCTTTCAGTCATCATGCCCGGAAATATTTCAAAGATGAACGGTTGTTGAAAATCATTGAGTTCCCTGTTTTGTTCCTCGGCGCTACTCCTGAACGGATTCCTGCCATGTACAGCATGATGAACTATGCTGATATGAAGCTGGGTACCTGGTATCCGGAAGGCGGGATGCATATGCTGGTCAGTGCTTTTACCAGACTGGCAGAGGAATCAGGTGTACGTATTATGCTGAATACTACTGTGGAGGGAATGGATGTGCAGGGGAGTCGTATAACGGGTGTAGGGACCAACAGGGGAAAACTGACTGCCGATGTCATCGTGTCGGGAGCAGATTATCATCATACAGACCGTCAGTTGTTGCCATCCGGAAAAGCCAATTATAGTGCTCAGTACTGGGAGAAGCGCGTAATGGCGCCATCCTGTCTTATCTACTACGTCGGCGTGCGCAGGAAGATTGCACGACTGCAGCATCATAATCTTTTCTTTGAAGATGATTTCCGGCAACACGCGGAAGCCATTTATAATGCTCCTGAATGGCCGCAGAAACCGCTTTTCTATCTTTGCTGTCCTTCAAAAACAGATGCTACTGTAGCACCCCCGGGTATGGAGAACTTGTTTTTTCTCATTCCTACGGCTCCTGGTCTGCTGGATACACCGGACATAAGAGATCAGTACCTGCAATTAGTACTCAGGAAAACGGAAGCATTCTGCGGAGAAGATATAACGCAGCAGATTGTCTATTCCCGCAGTTATGCATGTACAGATTTTATCGCTGATTACAGCGCATTTAAAGGGAATGCGTATGGTCTTGCCAATACATTGGGGCAGACCGCTTTTCTGAAGCCATCTATCAGACATAAGAAGATTACCAATTTATTTTTTACCGGTCAGCTGACAGTGCCGGGACCAGGTGTGCCACCGGCAATTATTTCCGGACAGGTGGTGGCGGAATATATCTCAAAACAAAAAGTATCTCGTTATGAAAGCGTTATTTGA
- a CDS encoding MerR family transcriptional regulator encodes MATENYSIKDLEKLSGIKAHTLRIWEKRYGIIKPGRTDTNIRYYGNEELKKILNISLLNQHGYKISAISEMNDEEIAEKASSVGLFSQNGSTDENLLLSLIDMDEQLFNITFSGLMMKRGFEDTIISSIFPFFHRIGIMWQAGTINPAQEHFFSNLIRSKIIMATEALNKHPETNADVALLFLPEGELHEIGLLFYNYALRARGYRTIYLGQSVPHDSLYRVITICKPNLIVTGMTNPITSKDFMAFSQQLCEFAPGLNIYFTGPIPAGVRDILPSNARSVKDLLSLMQITQKA; translated from the coding sequence ATGGCAACTGAGAACTATTCAATAAAGGATCTGGAAAAACTGTCCGGGATCAAAGCGCATACGCTGCGGATCTGGGAGAAACGCTATGGTATCATTAAACCAGGTAGAACGGATACCAATATCCGGTATTATGGCAATGAGGAACTTAAAAAGATCCTGAATATCAGTCTGCTGAATCAGCACGGGTATAAGATATCCGCTATCAGCGAAATGAATGACGAGGAGATTGCGGAGAAAGCTTCTTCCGTTGGATTATTCAGTCAAAACGGCTCCACTGACGAAAACCTGCTGCTCAGTCTCATAGACATGGATGAACAGCTGTTCAATATCACCTTTTCCGGACTGATGATGAAAAGAGGTTTCGAAGACACCATCATTTCCTCGATTTTCCCTTTCTTCCACCGGATCGGCATTATGTGGCAGGCCGGTACGATCAATCCGGCACAGGAACACTTCTTTTCGAATCTTATCAGGAGTAAGATCATCATGGCCACAGAAGCACTCAATAAACATCCCGAAACCAATGCAGACGTGGCGCTCTTATTCCTCCCTGAAGGAGAATTGCATGAAATAGGATTATTGTTTTATAACTATGCATTAAGGGCAAGGGGCTACCGTACCATTTATCTGGGGCAGTCCGTCCCTCATGACAGCCTTTACCGGGTGATCACGATATGCAAACCCAACCTGATTGTTACAGGCATGACCAACCCTATTACCTCCAAAGATTTCATGGCGTTCTCTCAGCAGCTTTGCGAATTCGCACCAGGTCTGAATATCTACTTTACAGGACCTATCCCTGCCGGTGTCCGGGACATACTCCCTTCAAATGCACGCTCAGTAAAGGACCTGCTCTCTCTGATGCAGATCACACAAAAAGCCTGA
- a CDS encoding NAD(P)H-quinone oxidoreductase, whose protein sequence is MKAAVITQAGGPEVLQWKDYADPVPGREEVLIEVKAAGINRADVAQRQGKYPPPPGVTVDIPGLEVAGVVISCGEGVTRWKAGDRVCALLAGGGYAEKVAVLEGQCLPVPEGYSFTEAAALPEAIYTVWSNVFQRGRLQRGETFLIHGGSSGIGVTAIQLAHALGSRVIVTVGSEAKGVACTELGADRFINYKSSDFEQELADEKVDVILDMVGGEYLPKNLRILREEGRLVYINTMGGNRTELDLSLVMRKRLSITGSTLRGREYAYKKALTEDILEHVWPLLNTGQFKPVIYSLFPFEEAAAAHRVMESSEHIGKLILTAS, encoded by the coding sequence ATGAAAGCAGCAGTCATTACACAGGCAGGTGGCCCGGAAGTTTTGCAATGGAAAGATTATGCGGATCCGGTACCCGGAAGAGAAGAAGTGCTGATTGAAGTAAAAGCAGCCGGTATTAACCGTGCAGATGTAGCACAGCGACAGGGTAAATATCCGCCTCCTCCGGGTGTGACGGTTGATATTCCCGGACTGGAAGTAGCAGGTGTCGTTATCAGCTGCGGGGAGGGCGTTACCCGATGGAAAGCAGGGGATCGGGTCTGTGCATTGCTGGCCGGTGGCGGTTATGCGGAAAAAGTAGCCGTCCTGGAAGGACAATGTCTGCCGGTACCGGAGGGTTATAGTTTTACGGAAGCAGCCGCCTTGCCGGAAGCCATTTATACGGTATGGTCGAATGTGTTCCAGAGAGGCCGTTTGCAGCGGGGAGAAACCTTCCTGATACACGGTGGTTCCAGTGGTATCGGCGTAACGGCTATTCAGCTGGCACATGCCCTGGGAAGCCGGGTAATCGTTACCGTGGGATCGGAAGCGAAGGGCGTCGCCTGTACCGAACTGGGGGCCGACCGCTTTATCAACTATAAAAGCAGTGATTTTGAGCAGGAATTAGCCGATGAAAAGGTGGATGTAATACTTGATATGGTCGGAGGGGAATACCTGCCTAAAAACCTCCGTATACTACGGGAAGAAGGCCGCTTAGTGTACATCAACACGATGGGCGGTAACCGCACGGAACTGGATCTGAGTCTTGTTATGCGTAAACGCCTGTCAATCACCGGCAGTACTTTGAGAGGCCGGGAATATGCTTATAAAAAAGCCCTCACTGAAGATATTTTGGAACATGTATGGCCGCTGCTTAATACCGGACAATTTAAACCGGTCATTTACAGTCTTTTCCCATTTGAAGAAGCGGCAGCTGCGCACCGGGTCATGGAGAGCAGCGAGCATATCGGAAAGCTCATTCTGACGGCTTCCTGA
- a CDS encoding SRPBCC family protein yields MKNTSHNSRVIRASVEKIYQALTDPQALASWQAPDDMTAKVHDFDGREGGGYTMSLFYAETDEVSKGKTKGKEDRFSARFVKLDPPHQIIQAVRFDTDNPAFEGEMIMEVTLEALGEDTKVSFSFRDIPPGIRPEDNEAGTASSLEKLAAYVE; encoded by the coding sequence ATGAAAAACACTTCTCATAACAGCAGGGTCATCAGGGCATCTGTGGAAAAAATCTATCAGGCGTTAACCGATCCGCAGGCACTGGCCAGCTGGCAGGCGCCGGACGATATGACAGCGAAGGTCCACGACTTTGATGGCAGAGAGGGAGGCGGTTATACCATGTCGCTTTTCTATGCGGAAACGGACGAAGTTTCCAAAGGAAAGACGAAAGGAAAAGAAGACCGTTTCAGTGCACGTTTTGTAAAGCTGGATCCACCGCATCAGATCATACAGGCGGTTCGTTTTGATACGGATAACCCTGCCTTTGAAGGTGAGATGATCATGGAGGTTACATTGGAAGCACTGGGAGAGGACACGAAGGTCAGCTTTTCCTTCCGTGATATTCCTCCGGGCATCCGTCCGGAAGACAATGAAGCAGGTACCGCCTCTTCACTGGAGAAGCTGGCGGCATATGTAGAATAA
- a CDS encoding winged helix-turn-helix transcriptional regulator: MRYLPLRKDADRASQTAGGRQSADQGIKTGVPPYVTYRLTKAGEGLLPVIHAMAEWSFKDKEGAFK; encoded by the coding sequence GTGCGATACCTGCCATTACGGAAAGATGCTGATCGAGCATCTCAAACAGCTGGAGGCAGACAATCTGCTGATCAGGGAATCAAAACCGGTGTACCGCCTTATGTGACTTACCGGCTGACGAAAGCCGGTGAAGGTTTGCTACCGGTTATTCATGCGATGGCGGAATGGTCTTTTAAGGACAAGGAAGGCGCCTTTAAATAA
- a CDS encoding winged helix-turn-helix transcriptional regulator produces MGMVKTSSTIQENKQFALDQCPVTHLMEKIGSYWKPIILWQLSTGHKRYSELKRAIPAITERC; encoded by the coding sequence ATGGGAATGGTAAAAACATCTTCTACAATTCAGGAGAATAAACAGTTTGCGCTGGATCAGTGTCCGGTAACGCATCTGATGGAAAAGATCGGTAGTTACTGGAAACCAATCATTCTCTGGCAACTTTCTACCGGGCACAAACGGTACAGTGAACTGAAACGTGCGATACCTGCCATTACGGAAAGATGCTGA